Within Microbacterium oryzae, the genomic segment GGTACGAGAAGGCGAGCCGCGGGGTGCAGGCCGAGCTCATGATCGCGCTACGGACTTCTCTGATTCCTGTGGCCGAACGCTTCATCAAGCTTCGCCGGCCAGTCAACGCAGACAAGTTCGAAGACGTCGTCACCGAGTTGACGACCCGGTGCGTGCTGTTCGCGAAGAAGGACGGTGACCGGTGCGATGCGAACGTGTACCAGCTGTCGGGGGACCGCCTGATCCGCGTGAACCGCGCTGCTGACACCGCGCGCGATGAGTTCGTGAAGTCGCGAAAGACCACCCCTCGGGCAGTCGAGGAGAGTCATGTCGTGGACCGCGTGAAGTCTGGTGAGCTCGCCATCTGTGAGGACGTGCAGTCCGCGGACAGCCGGGCGACGTTGAAGCTCGCTGACGGTGAGCGCAACTACCGCTCGTTCATCGCCGTACCGATCCTTCGCAGCGATAGAAGCGTCTACGGGATGATCTCGCTGAACAGTCAGAAGAAGAACGGTCTCAGCGACGTGCACTTGCAGTACCTCAACAACGTCGCGCGTCTCATCGCCGCGCTTGATTCTGTGAATACTTCATCCAATAATGCCAACAACGCTTCTGTCCGACAGAATGGAAGCTAGGAGGCAAGCAGATGACTGCAGGACGCTACACCGCCGCTGACATCGCTCGTTACAACGAGCTCGAGCGTGAGTTTGAGATCATCCGCGCCGAGGAAGAGCGGCGCGTGAGTGAGAACCCCTGGGGCCGACTGCGCACCGGAGTGCGACGCATCGGCTTCCAGCCCAACCCCCAGAACTAGAACAACGGAAGAAGCCCCCGACCACGCGGGTCGGGGGCTTCTCTGTGGACGCTTAGCGGCTGGGCGGCGTCAGTCGGAGTCCTTCTCGATCGTGACGACGAGCCTCGCTGCCACGGCGAAGACCTTCCGGTCCGTGTTGTCGACGAAAACGAAGTACTCCCCGTCCTGCCTGAATGACTTCGCCTCGATCGTCTTGTACAGGCTCGCGCCGCTGATCTCGTCGTTGATCTTGAACTTGGCCATCTTCGTTCCTTCTGTTGGGGGTGTGACGGGTCACGGTGATGCTTCCAGCGACCTCAGACACCGTGAGAAAAAAATGTCAGGGAGGGACACCGCCAAGCCCCCGAGGTCCGGAAGGGCTCGGCGAGGGGGGACCGTGCCCTGGGTGGCTGTGCTGGTTCCTCTGTGTGTGAAAGCCGACAGGCCCCGGAGGTCCGGCTGTGTGCTGCTTGGGGGACCGGGCGTGGGGCTCTGCGGTGTCGTGTGCAGAGCCCCACGCTGTGTCACTTGATGGCGCCGCCGGTGAGGTAGTTGATGCGGGCTGCTCGGTCCTCTTCGGCGGGGCGGGCTGCTCGTTCCTCTCGCTCGCGTGCGAGTCGTTCGGTGCGCGCGTTGATGGTGTCTCGGCTGATGGCGAGGTCGAGGGTGACGCCTTCCACGGTCATCTGCCATCCGTCCTTCGATCGGCGTACGCGCTCCCACGTGTCGACGTCGGGGTCAGCCCAGCGGGTGGCGTACTCGGGGTTGGGGCCAGCGAAGTGGGTGAGGCCGTTGAGTCCGGTCCACCCGTTGTCGATGACGCGGACGATGCGGCGTGCTTCCTTCGCGTCCTGGTGAGCCTGTACGGCGACGGGGCCGAGCTGGAAGATCGCGGTGGTGTCGTCGATGTTCGTCTTCCCGAGGATGTTGAACGACTTGCGGAGGGTCTTGCCGGCGTCGTCGAACGCTTTCTTGAACCGCTTGAGGATGTCGTCCTGAACGTCGGCGACGGCTCGGACTGCTCGGTTCTCGACGGCGTTGAGCGCTGCGTACTCGAGGTCCCCGCCTTCGAGGAGCACGTTGGTGAGGACGGCGCGGAACACTTCGCGGTCTTCGGCCGGGTCGCGTCCATCGAGGACGGCATCCGCCCAGGTGCTCGCCATCGCGGCGTAACCGTGGTTGCGGTACTTGCGGACTTCCTCGCGGATGCGGTCGGATTCGTCCTCGGCGTTGGTGATCGCCTCGGGGATGGTGTCGCCGGTGGCCTTGAGGGCGTTGACGACGAACGTCAGGTTCGGGTTTCGCATGTTCATGAGGTGCCTTTCAGTCGAAGGTGTCGAGGGGGTGGGAGGGTTCGTTGAACAGCTCGTTGACGTAGGTCGCGAACCGCTGCTCGCTGCTCGAGCCCGGGGAGACGTACTGACCTTCCCGGCGTGCGACGTTGCCCTTGGTGAGGTCGCGGGGCGGTTCGAGGTAATCCGCCTGCGCGAGGAGGGTGGTCTCGTCGGTGCCGGTGAGGAGGAGGTCGCGGTCTTCGTCGCTGATGCCGCGTTCGGCGGCGAGCTTGTCTCGGAACGCGAAGTGGTCGTCGGTCATGGTTGTTCCTTTCGTCGGGCTCGAATGGTGATCTGTGAGGAGCGGGCGTGGACGGAGACGTCCCACCCGTTGACGAGCAGGAAGCCGAGGTCTCGGACGCCGCGGGGTGAGAGGAAACCGGATCGGTAGGTCCACTGGTTCTCGCCGGTCTGCTCTTCGGAGTCCGCCCACGGTGGGCGGCCCAGCCCGAGGGCCTGCAGTTGGATTACGGGGGTGTTGTCGGGCATGGGGTCTCCTAGCCGCCGTGCGCGCGCATGGCAGGGTCTGCGGGGGAACCGTCCGGGTGCGGGCGATTCGAGTCGTCTGGGTCGACGCTGCGGAGCAGTTGTCCCAGTGCGCCAGGCTCGGAAATCGGCGCGAGATGGAACGTCGGCCAGGATGCGATTTCCGCGTTGCTCACGATCACGTTGGCCGGCTCGGTGGTGGTTCCGAGGTGCAGCGGGTTCCCTTCGAGGCTGATCGCCGTGTCGTTGAGGATCAGAACGGGCGCAGCGCCCTCAAGGGGAGCGAATGCAGCGCGAGCAGAAAGCCCGGACGTCGGCGCGATCGTCATCGAGCCTTGGACGACCTCCTGGCCCTTGTAGAGGACACCGTCCTCTATGCCGCGAACGAGGTGCCAGTACCTCATCGCGCTGGCTCCTCGGTCTTGAACCACAAGCTTCGCTGGGGCTTTCTGCGGGCTGTGAGGTGACCGAACCCCTGCTCCATGTAGTGACGCCGTTCGGGGCTGTCGGGTAGCTCCTGCACAGTGACGCCCATGTTCGGGAGGGTCGCGACCGGTCCATGGTCGAAGACCACCAGCCACGACGGGTCGATGATCCACTCCCACCCGTTGATGACCGCGAGCACTCGCTCAGCGGGAACGACGGCTGAGAACAGGCGAGCGTTGGGATGCTTGACGAGGGCGCTGCTGCCACCCTTTGCGAAGCAGTCGACGAGGTCGCCGACGTTCGCTGACCAGAACATCGAAGCCTCGCGTCCGGGGTCGCACACCCGGAACAGCCGCACGGAGACGCGTGGACGTGACTCGGAGAAGTCAACCATTCCCAGCATCGTCGGCTCGCCGTCGAGGTCTGCGAATGCCCCTATGACCGCAGAGAAGAACCCGATTTCGCGAAACTCGCCCACCCATGCGCTGGTATCGCGGAGGTCGGTGGGGCTCGCCTTCTGGTGGCGCGTGACCTGTAATGCGAGGTTGATGGCTGATCGTTCACGGCTGGTCAGATGCTCGAACATGCGAAGTCCTCTCTTTCGTACTCCTCCGCGCCTGCAGTGCGGCTCATGGTGTTCTCCTCGGAGCGGTCCTGTCCGGGGTTGGTGTTCTGTACCCGTCCTGTTCGAGCTGCGAGTAGTACCGCGCGAGCTCGGCGGCGAAGCGCTCAGGGTTGTTCCACGCGTTGCTCAGGGCGTCGAAGTTGTTCGGCTTCGGGGTGAGGTCGCGTCGGATCATCGGCGGGCCTCTCGTGCTCGGAGGGTGGGGCAGGTGTCGTCGTGCACGACTTGCAGGACGGTGATCTTCGGCGCGATCTCGACGGTGCGTGATTCGGGGTTGCAGTCGGGGCAGAGACCGGTGGCGAGGCGTCCGAAGGTGTCTCGGTTAGCGCGCGTCATTGGGTGTCACCTCCCCGGCGGGAGGCGAGGTCGATCACCGGTGCGGGGTCAAAGGTGCCAAAGGTGCCTGCGCTCTGCGCCCGTGCATGTTTGGAATCTTTGGGTGCATCTTTGGTCAGATCGAGGGTCCAGACCCAAGCGCCCTGGTAGCCGGTCTTCTTCTTCTCGACGACCTTGCGGCTCCACTTCTGGACCGTTCGCCACTCGAAACCGTCTGCGAGAGCTGCCTTCCGGATGTCGCCGGCCGGTGCCGATCCGCCCTTGTCCTCGAGGTGTCCGATGAGCCAGCGTTCGGCCTCGCTGCGGTCGTCGGACTCGTCATCGTCGGAGCGGTTGATGATGCTGTCGACGGTCATGTCGGTCTCGCCGAGGTCCTGCACCCGGCCGATGTGAAGGACGTCGCCTTCTGCCGTTTCGACCGTGGTGTCGACCATCGCGAACGCCCACGACTTCCCGGTGTATGGGCCGTAATTGGCCTTGTCGACCGTGATGATGCGCTGGTCGGTCTCGTCATCTCTGGCGACGAGCAGGACCGAACGAACGGCATCGCGGAGAGCGTGCGACCCCGAGATCTTCTCCGAGGCCCTGCCCCTGCCCTTCGCGAGGTGCATGACGAGCACGATCGCGACGTCGAGCTCCTGCGCGAGCGCGGAGAGCGCGTCGAGCGAGCGGCGAGCGTCCTCCCTCTTGTTGAGGTCGCCGGACATGAGGCTCGAGGCTGGGTCGAGGATGAGCAGTTTCGCGCCGGACTGCAGCAGTGCGTCGCGGAACGCTCCGATGTCAAGCGGAAGGCTGGGGATCGTCTCGCGCGTGATCTCGTCTACGGTGCTGTCGATAGTGAGGAACAGGACCTTGTCGAGGTTCGCTCCGGCTGCGGTGAGCCGGGGAACCTGCACGCGGCTGGGGTCGTCCTCGATGTTCGTCCAGATGGTCGTGATGGGGACGCCGTTGAGGTCACCGTCGAGATGTCCGAGCGAACCAAGAGCCGTGACATGCACGAGCCAGGACGACTTACCTTCGCCCGCGTATCCGGCGACAAGCGTGACGGTGCCGAGCGGGATGCGGGAGGTGAACAGCTCGCGCTGTCGGGTCATGAAGACGTTCGACGCTGCCGTGAGGCGTGCGCGTCGGGTCTCCGTAGCGGTTTCGGTCATATGGGTCTCCTCTGGGGAGTGGAATGTGATGGAACGGGTGCCGGGCACTCGGAAGCGCAGTTGCAGCAGCGGAGCCGGCGGCGATGTGGTTAGGCGGCGCGGCGGAGCGGTCCGCGGTCCTGAGCCCCCGGTTGCGGACCGGACCGGACCGCTTCGGGACTGTCGTGGAGGGTTGAGATCCACTCGCGGTAGGCGGCGAAGAGGTGGTCGTCGACTTCAGCACTGTCAACGACTTCGGCGGCATGATCGAGGCGTGCCAGCACGACGTCACGCCGATCGTCAGGCTTCTGCGCGAGCAGCCACCACCTGTCGACTTCGATACGCAGGGTCCGGTTCTCAGCCTGCAGACGACGGATCTCCTCGAGCAGGAACGCGACGACTCCGGTCGGTCGAGGATCGGCGGCTGGTGCGACGAAGGCCGCCCCCAAACCGGGAACGGCCTCCGCTGTATGCGTCGAGCTAGTCGAGCGCACGAAGATGGGTCTCCGTGTCCACGACGCGCTTGATCAGCCTCGGGGGCTCAGGTAGCTGCAGGGCGAGCGCTTGGATGCGTTCTGCTACAGCGAGAGCAAGCTCACGATCGAGGACGTGCGCGACCTCGTCGGTGTCGTCGAGCAGGACGACCGAGTTCGGAGTGTCCGAGCGCGCATCCCGTCCCAGCGTGACGATGTCGACGGCGTTCTCCGCGTCGAACTGCTGGAAGCTGATCATGCGGTCACCTCCGAGCTGAGGTCGACGTACTTCGTGATCTCGGCGAACGCCTCGTCGACGTCGATCTTCCTGCCGATGGCGATGCGGAACCGGTGCTTGCCGTCCTCGAGCCGGCTGCGGGTTCCGGCCGGGCCGAACCACCACCCTCCTCGAGCGGCGACCCTCAGGAGGTACCGCATGACGCGCTCTGTTTCTTCGGCGGGCGCATCGGCGAAGATCTGCGCGTAGAGCAGTCTCCGTGACGGAATCCGGGTGACGGACGCCACGTTGCGGACCAGCTCGCCGCTCGGATTCCGAGAAACGAACATCTTGTGGTCGCACGTCTCAATGGAAACCGTCCAGCCGTGCGCTTCGACCTCCGCGAGGATCATGCCGCCACCTCCTCGGCCTGCTCGAGGCGCTGTGCCGCGACGAGCATGGTGATCGCACGATCCCGAAGCACGCGCGCGAGAGGCTTCCGCTTCGTCGCCTTGAAACCGTTCTCGACGCCGGGGAACCATCCCTCCGGACCCGACATGGAGGATCTGTCGACATCCCCGTCTCGCCATATCGCGACGTCAGCGACCTCGAAGTCCCCGAACGTCGTCTCCATCGTGATCCAGACGCTTCCGTCGATCGCGACGTGGGACACGTACACCTCGTCCGCCCATGCCGGGACGATCGCGCTGATGTCCGGCCGGCGAGCGATGAACGCTGCGCCCCACTCCTGATCGCTGTCGGGGTCGATCTCCCAAGTCTCGGTCAGGGCCGAGTGCTCGGTTCCGTCGTGGCCGGGTTCCTTCAGGCACCTGGTGCCGCGCTCCGGGCGCTGGGAAAGGCAGAACCGGTGCAGATCGCCCACCTGCTCCGTCGAGTCGACAACGTCCGGGGTCTGCGGAATGATGGTGTCAGTCATCTTCTTCTCCTTGCTAGGGGTGGATGCCATCGCCCTCGCGAGCTGCTGCAACAGCTCCGGGGGCATTCTTCTTGTGAGCGCGGATCGTGTTACGGCCGCGGCGTGTGAGTGTGAAGTGCAGGAAGGGCAGGAGCGCTGCCAGCACGTTCGGCTTGATGCGGAAAACGACGTTCCCGCGACTGTCGACGACAGCGAAGTCGTCCGACTTGGTGCTCGCCATGAGGTTGCGGACGGCGGTCTCACCGGTGGGGTCCGCGTACCAGAGGCGGGAGAGATCCGGGCCCGAAGCAACCGGATCGACGATCCGCTGTTCGTTCACCCGGCCTCCGAGAAAAACTCTTCGATCTGCTGCTCAGTGACCACGCGCCGACCACCGATCTTCGAGCTCTTGAGTGCTCCGGTGTGGATGAGCCACCGGGTCGCCTTTTCCGAGCGGCGGATCGCGGCTGCCGCTTCGGGGACGAAGTAGAACCTCTGACGAACGGGAGACTGTGCTGTCTGCTCCATCGCTTCTCCTGACTCTCGTTTCTGCAAGCAATCGCTTGCAAGGACGAAGGTAGCACAGCATTCCCGGTTCTGCACGAGACTTCTGTCAAATCTGTGAGAGGCTGTGCGCATGGCTCCGGAAGAGAAGTCGCCGTTCGATGTGCGCTTCGGCGGGCGCATCCGCAGCGTTCGCGAAGAGCGCGGGAAGACGCAAGCAGAAGTCGTGGCTGACATGAGGCGGCGCGGCATTGAGTACATGAACACCTCGACCTTGTCGCGGATCGAGGCGGGCTCCCGTCCCGTTCGCCTCGAGGAGGCGCGTGTCCTGGCGAGAATTCTGGCCGTCTCCCTCGACGGAATGATCGCCGAGGGGGAGACCATTGCTCTCGTCTCCGCTCGCCATCGCGTCGCGCGTGAGAAGTATGTCGCGCTGAGGGAGGCGGTGGTCAACGTCACACTGGCGCAGCTCGACATCAAGCACGACGTCGAGCTGCTCGAGGATGAGCTGAAGCTCATGGAGCGCGACGAGTTCGCTTTCGAGGCGGAAATCCTCAAGGAGAACCTCGAGAGCTTCGGTCGAATTGACATTCTGAAAGACGCGCGCGAGCTGCGGGATGAGACATTGAAGGCCCACAAGAGCCTGTCTGGAAGTCGAGCGGGTCGCTTCATAGCGACGCGTCTGCGCAAATGAGCAAGCTCACGAAGTCAGTGGCTCAGTACGAGCTCCGCCGACCGCTCAAGGGGCCTGACGGCACGATCCTTTTCGATCCGAACACGGGCAAGCGGATGTCGGAGAAGACGGGCAAGGTCGTCTGGCGCGCTCGATACCGAGTCGACGGCGGCAAGGAACACGTACGCCACTTCCCCACCAAGAGAGCGGGTGAGGCCTGGCTCAATGAAGCGACCGCCGCGATTGTTACTGGCTCGTGGGCGGACCCTGTGGCAGGGCGGCTCTCCTGGTCCGACTGGGTGAAGGTGTGGGAGTCCGGGCAGGTGTGGACTGAGAGTACGTCCGCGACTGTCGAGACTGCGATGCGGAGCGTCCCCTGGGGCGACAAGGCGATGCGCGAGATCAAGCCGTCGGAGGTGCAACGCTGGGTCGCCGACGAATCCAAGCGAGGGCTCGCCCCGGCAACGATCAAGACGCGCCTCAACTTTGTGCAGATGTGCTTCCGGGCCGCTGTGAACGAAGGCGTCATTCCGAAGAATCCGGCGACGACCGCCAAGGCACCTCGCGGCCGCAAGAAAGACGTCGCCATGAAGCTGCTGACAACGGAGCAGCTGGCCGCGTCGCTGGAGGTCGCCGAGCACTTTCGCCCGTTCGTGGCTGTGTGCGCATTCGCCGGCTTGCGCCTTGGGGAAGCGGCGGGGTTACAGCTGTCGGACATCGATCTCGATGCGAACACGATCGCCGTCAATCGACAGGTGCAAGGCACCTCGATCCCGTCGACGAAGATCGTGCCGCCGAAGGCAGGTAGCGAGAGGACGGTCTACGTGCCTCAAGAGCTGTCCGAGATGCTCCGCGTTCACGTCGAGCGTGAGGGCATCACCAGGCCGGATGAGCACCTGTTCGTGACGCCGCTAGGAAGGCTCTACAACCGCAACAACGCCGGGGACGAGTGGCGCAGGATCCGCACAGAAGCAGAGCTGCCCAGCGACGTCACCCTGCACGCGCTTCGCCACACTTTCGCGTCCAACCTGATCGCAGCCGGGTGCGACGTTGTCACCGTGCAGCGCGCTCTCGGGCACTCGCAGCCGTCGATCACGCTCAACGTCTACAGCCACCTGTGGCCGTCCGCGGAGGACAAAACGCGGACGGCCACAGCGGTGTTCATGGGGGAGGTGCTGGCTTCTGCGGACTCCCAGCGGACTCCTGACAACAAACCCCAGGTCAGCTAACTCTCTTACCGGAAGTTGATGAACTGCAGGTCGACGTCGAGGTCCGCCGCCTTCAGCAGGCGGATGACCTCCTGCAGGTCGTCGCGGCTCTTGGACGACACCCGCAGCTCCTCGCCCTGGATCTGCGACTTCACGCCCTTGGGGCCCTCGTCGCGAATGATCTTGCCGATCTTCTTGGCGTTCTCCTGCGAGATCCCCTCCTTGAGCGTGGAGGTGAGGCGGTACTCCTTGCCCGAGGCCTGCGGCTCGCCAGACTCGAGGCTCTTCAGCGAGATGCCACGCTTGATGAGCTTCGACTGGAAGACATCCAGCACCGCGTTGACGCGGTCCTCGCTGTTCGCCTTGATGACGATCGACTCGCCGCTCCACTCGATGGAGGCGCCGGTTCCCTTGAAGTCGTAGCGCTGCTCGACCTCCTTGCGCGCCTGGTTCAGGGCGTTGTCCGCTTCCTGACGGTCGATCTTGGAGACGATGTCGAATGAGCTGTCGGCCATGGGGAAAAGCCTACCCACCCGGCCCCGTGCGACGGGGGCTTCGTAGAATAGCCCGCGAGATCTCAGGCGAGGAGGATGGCCATGCGCCCGCTCACACAGGAGGATGTGCTCGGATCGTTCGTGAACGCGGATGACCGGGAGCTCAAGCTCGTCGAACTGCCGCACGACTTCATGCTGACCGAGTGGGACCACCTGGACTTCCTGGCCTGGCGCGACCCGAACACCCGCAGCCGCGGCTACATCGTCGCGGAGATCGACGGCGAGCCGACGGGTGTCGTCCTGCGCGCGGCGTCGACGACGTCGAGCGCCCGCCACGGCATCTGCAACATCTGCCGCACGATGCAGCCCGGCAATCAGGTGACGATGTTCACCGCGCGCAAGGCCGGGCCCGCGGGGGAGAAGGGCGACAGCGTGGGCACGTACATCTGCGCCGACCTCTCGTGCCATGAGAACGTGCGGCTCGCGCTGCCGCTCGCGCCCAACGAGTACCGCGCCAGCGTCGACCGCAAGATCGACGGAACCGCCAAGCGCTCCCGCGCGTTCGTCGAGCGCGTCCTCGAGGAAGCGGCCTAGGCCATCCCGATCGCTCGTGACGTGAGCGGATGGCCGCCCGCGGGCACCGCGAGGAAGTCGCGTGAATAGAATCGCGGCATGACCTCGACTGCCCGGGCCATCGGCCGCGTCGCGCTGGGGGCCGCCCTCGCCTTCGCCGGCATCACGCACCTCACCGTCGCGCGCCAGGAGTTCCGTGCGCAGGTGCCCGACTTCGTGCCGCTCGATCCCGACACGACCGTCGTCGCGTCGGGTGTCGTCGAAGTCACTCTGGGAGCCGCGCTCCTCTTCGCGCACCGTCGTCGCAGCCTGGTCGGGAAGATCGCCGCGCTGTTCTTCACGGCGATCTTCCCGGGCAACGTCGCGCAGTGGCTGCACCGGCGCAGCGCCTTCGGGCTCGACACCGACGGCAAGCGCTTCGGCCGGCTGTTCTTCCAGCCCGTGCTGGTCGCCCTCGCCCTGTGGTCGACGCGCACCCCGCGACGCCGCGCCTGAGTCCCCCAGCAGCCCCGCGCGAGTGCGGCTCAGACCGAGAGCAGCACCTTCGTGGCGCGGCGCTCGTCCATGGCGCGGTATCCCTCCGCGGCCTCCTCGAGCGGCAACTCGAGGTCGAAGACGGCGCCGGGGTCGATCTCGTCGGCCATGATCAGGTCGATGAGCTCGGGCAGGAAGCGGCGCACCGGCGCCGGGCCGCCCAGCAGGCTCACCGTCGCGTTGAAGAGGTCGCGGCCATCGAGCTCCACTCCGTGCGAGACGCCGACGAAGCCGACGTGCCCGCCGGGACGAGTCGAGCGGATGGCCTGCATCATCGACTCCTGCGTGCCCACGGCCTCCACCGTCGAGTGCGCGCCGTAGCCGTCGGTGAGCTCCTTCACGCGGGCGACGCCCTCGGCGCCGCGCTCCTCGACGATGTCGGTCGCGCCGAAGCGGCGGGCGAGGGCCTGCCGGTCGGCGTGACGCGACATCGCGATGATCCGGTCGGCGCCGAGGCGCTGCGCGGCGAGGATGGCCAGCAGGCCGACCGCGCCATCGCCGACCACCGCGACCGTCTTCCCCGGCCCCGCCTCCGCGGCGACGGCGGCGAACCAGCCCGTGCCGAGCACATCCGACGCTGCCAGCAGGCTGCGCATCTGCGCGGGCGTCGGCTCGCCCGGCACCTTCACGAGCGTGCCGTCCGCCAGCGGGATGCGCGCGAACTCGGCCTGCGTGCCGACCGACCCCATCATCACCTGGTGCTTGCAGCGCGACTGGAACCCCGCCTGGCAGATCTCGCAGGTGTTGTCGGAGGCGACGAACGACCCGACGACGAGATCGCCGACCGCCACCTCGCGCACCGCGTCGCCGACCTGCTCCACCACGCCGACGTACTCATGGCCCATCCGCGCCGGCCCGCGGGACTTCTGCGCCCCGCGATACGGCCACAGGTCCGAACCGCAGACGCAGGTCGAGGTGACGCGGATGATCGCGTCCGTCGCCTCGACGAGGGTCGGCTTGTCGACGTCCTCCACGCGGACGTCGCCCGGGCCGTGCATGATGACTGCGCGCATGATCGCTCCTTCGAGTGGGGGGTCGCTGAGATCCATCAGACCCCGCGGCGTCCCGACGCGGTACCCCCTGTCGTCGGGGCGCGCACCGCGGTAGGGGATCAGGCGGACCGCGCGGGCTCCTCGCGCGCCGGCTCCGCGCGAGCGCTGTCGCCCGGCACGGTGGGGTTCGCCTGCGTCGCGACGAGGATGTCCTGCACGGAGCGCGTCATGTGCTTCAGGAACTTCATCGCGCCCGCGATCTCGTCGGGTGCGAGCTCCTCCACCGCGCGGATGATCCCCTCATGCACCCCGGAGAGCGTCGCCCGCGCGTCGGCATGCGACGTCGGGGCGAGGGCGAGCTTGCGTCGATCGGATGGGTGGGGTCGCCGCTCCACGTATCCCGCCTTCTCGAGGCGGTCGATGAGGCCGGTGACGGAGGCCGTCGACAGTCCGAGCAGCCGTGCGAGCTCGCCCGGCTGCAGGAGGTCGCCGGCCTGCGCCGACCGCGCGACGATGCCGACGGCCAGCAGCTCGTTGTCGCTGAGGCGCATCTGCGCCTGGGTGCGCCGCTGCAGGTCCGCCTCGGCGGCTCGATAGTCGCGCAGCGCGGCCAAGAGGGCGGCCGCGGTGTGCTCGTCGTCGCCGGAGCCGTACCAGTACGACGAGGCAGCAGGATCCGCGGTCACCATGTACCCCATCGTAATGAACATCTCAAGCCCCGAAACACTAATTGCCCGATTAGCTAGTCACGGAAGTAATGTCATCTCGGCCCCGCTCGCTGACGACCGGAGCCGATGAGGATTTCGAGGAGCGGGAGGATGGGCATGGGCAAGTTGTTCTACGGGACGAGCGAGCAGGTCGTCGAGGTCGACGACATGCTCCTCGCTCACGTGCAGAAGGTGATCATCACGAAGCTGCGTCGGGGGGAGTCGTTCCCGCTGACATGGAAGACCGCCACGGGCGGACGAGAGACCCTCTGGGTCCACGCCTCGCTGCTGCTGCGGTTCGTCCTCGGCTGCGACGAGGCGAGCGAGCGAACCGACGCCCAGTTGCTGCGGCACCTCGCCGACGGGGCGAACTCCCACCACGGCATGGACCTGACCGACGACGCCGTGCGCCGCCTCTCCCGTCCGGCTCGTCCGGTGCTGAGGGCAGCAGCATGAGGCGCCAGAACCTCAGCGAGCGTCTGCGCACCCGTCCCACGACCTGGGCGGTGGTCGACGCCGGCTTCCACGTGGCGAGTCGCCGCGGCGAGTTCGTCGGGGTCGTCGACACCGACAGCGAGGGCCGTTTCCTCGCGTTCGACGGGCGCGGGCAGATCATCGGCGCCTTCGTCGACATCGCCGAGGCGATGGCCGAGGTCGAGGCGCACGCGAGCGACATGCCGACCAGGCAGCTCGCCGGCGTCTGAGCGAGGACGATGCGAGAGGGGCGCCGCGAGGCGCCCCTCTCGCATTTCCCGGGGGCTCTGTAGCCCGTCGCCGTGACGGCGTCAATCGCTGGTTTCGCGCGGGAACCCGCCGATAGGACAAATGGGCGGCCCGATGCCGGGCCGCAGAAAGGGGCGCGGCGCACATGTCGCAGGTCAAAGAGGTCCGGTCGCTCGTACCGGCGCGGATGGATCGGCTCCCGTGGTCGAGGTTCCACTGGCTGATCGTCGTGGGGCTCGGGTTCTCGTGGATCCTCGACGGCCTCGAGGTGCAGATCGTCGCGGCCAACGGGTACGCGCACACCCTCGGGATGGGTCCCGTCGAGGTCGGCCTCGCCGGCACGTTCTACCTGCTGGGGCAGGTGTTCGGCGCGCTCGTCTTCGGACGCCTCGCCGACAGCCTCGGCCGCAAGAACCTCTTCCTCGTGTCGCTGGCGGTGTACCTCGTCGGCAGCGCCGTCGCGGGCTTCGCCTTCGCACCCTGGTTCTTCTACATCTGGCGCTTCGTCGCCGGAGCCGGCATCGGCGGCGAATACGCCGCCATCAACTCGGCGATCGACGAGATCATCCCCTCCAAGTACCGCGGCCGCGTCGACATCGCGATCAACGGCACCTACTGGGGCGGCGCCGCGCTCGGCGCCGTG encodes:
- a CDS encoding zinc-dependent alcohol dehydrogenase family protein is translated as MRAVIMHGPGDVRVEDVDKPTLVEATDAIIRVTSTCVCGSDLWPYRGAQKSRGPARMGHEYVGVVEQVGDAVREVAVGDLVVGSFVASDNTCEICQAGFQSRCKHQVMMGSVGTQAEFARIPLADGTLVKVPGEPTPAQMRSLLAASDVLGTGWFAAVAAEAGPGKTVAVVGDGAVGLLAILAAQRLGADRIIAMSRHADRQALARRFGATDIVEERGAEGVARVKELTDGYGAHSTVEAVGTQESMMQAIRSTRPGGHVGFVGVSHGVELDGRDLFNATVSLLGGPAPVRRFLPELIDLIMADEIDPGAVFDLELPLEEAAEGYRAMDERRATKVLLSV
- a CDS encoding MarR family transcriptional regulator, with product MVTADPAASSYWYGSGDDEHTAAALLAALRDYRAAEADLQRRTQAQMRLSDNELLAVGIVARSAQAGDLLQPGELARLLGLSTASVTGLIDRLEKAGYVERRPHPSDRRKLALAPTSHADARATLSGVHEGIIRAVEELAPDEIAGAMKFLKHMTRSVQDILVATQANPTVPGDSARAEPAREEPARSA